One Nitrosomonas sp. PY1 DNA window includes the following coding sequences:
- a CDS encoding bifunctional diguanylate cyclase/phosphodiesterase — MKKKRIPAASSFFRQMIDLVPHFIFAKDSEGRYILANEAVAKAYNIPAEQICQMCDADFAFNSEEAAGFRRDDLEVLHTGKIKYINEVITDCNGNVRDLMTTKVPFDSPETGPGVLGLCIDVTERNAALREIAYLAQHCHLTGLPNRSQLSVFLEEPIRNSESCALLFIDLDYFKNINDSLGHLVGDVFLKLISARFEQLRNPKDFVCRVGGDEFIFVLRNTNADAASTFSSELLRTVAEPVMVDGMALMSSCSIGIAQSPQHGMAEDVLMKHADAALYKAKARGRNTFQWYSEELHHAADRRLIIYNGLRTAVHNGELELHVQPIVDAHSSAYASAEALLRWNSRERGPISPNEFIPLAEETGLISVIGNWVIEEACRIQRAWLDQGIDFHLSVNVSARQLLEPGFESYFRETCSAADVPPEKIGVEITEGVLLGDVESACSVLSSLADSGVTVSVDDFGVGYSSLGYLRKLPLTFLKIDRSFVKDCVENSDDAILVRTIIMLAKNLRLKVVAEGVETEAQVSFLRAEGVDFFQGFLFAKPMHVDDVTAYLLDECAKVSTCYKARRWIL, encoded by the coding sequence ATGAAAAAGAAACGAATTCCCGCTGCATCGTCGTTCTTTCGGCAGATGATTGATCTGGTACCTCATTTCATATTCGCCAAGGACAGCGAGGGGCGTTACATCCTGGCCAATGAAGCGGTGGCCAAAGCATATAATATCCCGGCTGAGCAAATCTGCCAGATGTGCGACGCCGACTTCGCATTCAACTCGGAAGAAGCTGCGGGCTTTCGCCGTGACGATCTGGAAGTACTTCACACCGGGAAAATCAAGTACATCAACGAAGTGATCACCGATTGCAATGGCAACGTCCGCGATCTGATGACCACAAAGGTGCCCTTCGACAGTCCTGAGACGGGTCCGGGCGTACTCGGTCTGTGTATCGATGTCACCGAGCGTAACGCCGCACTCCGGGAAATCGCCTATCTGGCGCAGCATTGCCATCTGACAGGACTTCCCAATCGCTCTCAGCTCTCGGTGTTTCTTGAGGAACCCATTCGGAATAGCGAATCCTGCGCACTGCTCTTCATTGATCTCGATTACTTCAAGAACATCAACGACTCTCTCGGACACTTAGTAGGAGATGTCTTCCTCAAACTTATCTCGGCCCGGTTTGAGCAGCTACGCAACCCGAAAGACTTCGTGTGTCGAGTCGGTGGAGATGAATTCATCTTTGTGCTTCGTAATACGAATGCCGATGCAGCCAGCACATTCTCGTCAGAACTCTTGCGCACCGTGGCAGAGCCGGTCATGGTCGACGGAATGGCGCTGATGAGTTCGTGCAGTATCGGCATCGCACAATCACCACAGCACGGGATGGCTGAAGACGTTCTCATGAAACACGCCGACGCGGCACTTTACAAGGCGAAAGCTCGCGGACGAAATACGTTTCAATGGTACTCAGAGGAATTGCACCATGCAGCGGATCGACGTTTGATCATCTATAATGGACTTCGAACCGCAGTGCATAATGGCGAATTGGAACTACATGTCCAGCCAATTGTTGACGCACATTCGAGCGCCTATGCTTCAGCTGAAGCGCTGCTTCGATGGAACTCTCGCGAGCGCGGGCCCATTTCTCCGAACGAGTTCATCCCATTGGCGGAAGAAACAGGCCTCATTAGTGTCATCGGCAATTGGGTGATTGAAGAAGCATGTCGGATACAACGGGCTTGGCTCGACCAAGGCATCGATTTTCATCTCAGTGTCAATGTTTCTGCGCGGCAATTGCTTGAGCCTGGTTTTGAGAGCTACTTTCGAGAGACCTGCAGCGCGGCTGATGTGCCGCCAGAGAAAATTGGCGTGGAAATCACCGAAGGTGTCTTGCTGGGTGACGTTGAATCAGCATGCAGTGTACTGTCTTCTCTCGCTGACAGCGGCGTAACCGTCTCGGTGGATGATTTTGGTGTGGGGTATTCAAGCCTAGGTTACCTGCGAAAGTTGCCGCTCACGTTTCTGAAGATCGATCGTTCATTCGTCAAAGACTGCGTAGAGAATTCTGACGATGCGATCCTCGTTCGTACCATCATCATGTTAGCCAAAAACTTGCGACTAAAAGTCGTGGCCGAAGGCGTGGAGACTGAGGCGCAAGTAAGCTTCTTACGCGCAGAAGGTGTTGATTTTTTCCAAGGATTTTTGTTCGCGAAACCAATGCATGTCGACGATGTCACGGCGTACCTGTTAGATGAATGCGCCAAGGTAAGCACGTGCTACAAAGCTCGCCGATGGATTCTGTAG
- a CDS encoding GNAT family N-acetyltransferase produces MSDDFPYRIEIVNWRNKESNLRSVRSAVFIAEQNVPEEMEWDSMDQICTHILVQDFEGNSIGTARLLPDGHIGRMAVLKVWRRKGIGAAMLRRILQEMRALGMKKATLHAQLTAVEFYEKFGFQKRGKEFMEAGIPHIIMVLDLS; encoded by the coding sequence ATGAGTGACGATTTTCCTTATCGAATCGAGATTGTTAATTGGAGAAATAAGGAATCGAATTTGCGTAGTGTACGTTCAGCAGTTTTTATTGCCGAACAAAATGTTCCAGAAGAAATGGAATGGGATTCGATGGACCAGATTTGCACGCATATTCTTGTCCAGGATTTTGAAGGGAATAGTATCGGTACCGCACGGTTGCTGCCCGATGGTCATATTGGGCGAATGGCAGTGCTGAAAGTATGGCGAAGAAAAGGAATTGGCGCTGCTATGCTAAGAAGAATCCTTCAGGAAATGCGGGCTCTGGGAATGAAAAAAGCAACCTTACACGCACAATTGACGGCTGTCGAATTTTACGAAAAATTTGGTTTCCAAAAGCGCGGGAAAGAATTTATGGAAGCAGGTATCCCGCATATAATCATGGTACTTGATTTGTCTTGA
- a CDS encoding adenylosuccinate synthase, which translates to MTKNVVVIGTQWGDEGKGKIVDWLTDHAQGVVRFQGGHNAGHTLVIGGQKTILHLIPSGILRSNVICYIGNGVVLSPEALLNEIDMLEKSGIDVAGRLRISEACPLILPHHIALDNARETARSEGKIGTTGRGIGPAYEDKVARRAIRLQDLFHRERFSAKLTEVLDYHNFVLRNYFSAPLIDFQKTMDEALMQGEKIQPMMADVAQLLFKANKAGQNLLFEGAQGALLDIDHGTYPYVTSSNCVASAAGPGSGVGPQMLHYVLGITKAYTTRVGSGPFPTELDNDIGKHLAIRGHEFGSTTGRPRRCGWFDAVAMKRSIQVNGVTGLCITKLDVLDGVESINLGVGYRLNDGTRSDVLPIGADDFDRCEPIYEEMPGWKESTAGIKEFDRLPKAAQNYLKYLETVCEVPIDMISTGPDREDTILLRHPFE; encoded by the coding sequence TCATGCGCAAGGTGTGGTTCGTTTTCAAGGTGGGCATAATGCAGGCCATACATTGGTTATCGGTGGTCAAAAAACCATACTGCATTTGATTCCTTCGGGAATCTTACGTAGCAATGTAATTTGTTATATTGGTAATGGCGTTGTACTTTCTCCTGAAGCGTTGTTGAATGAAATCGATATGCTTGAAAAGAGTGGAATTGATGTTGCGGGAAGGTTACGTATTAGCGAAGCTTGTCCTTTAATTCTTCCGCATCACATTGCTTTGGATAATGCACGCGAGACTGCGAGAAGTGAAGGAAAAATCGGTACGACAGGCCGAGGAATTGGCCCGGCTTATGAAGATAAAGTAGCTAGACGTGCGATTCGCCTACAGGATTTATTTCATCGTGAGCGGTTTTCCGCGAAACTAACCGAGGTACTGGATTATCATAATTTTGTATTAAGAAATTATTTTTCTGCGCCATTGATTGATTTTCAGAAAACAATGGATGAGGCGCTCATGCAGGGTGAAAAAATTCAACCGATGATGGCCGATGTCGCGCAATTGCTGTTTAAAGCTAACAAAGCTGGGCAGAATCTACTTTTTGAGGGAGCCCAAGGAGCCTTGTTGGATATTGATCACGGTACTTATCCATATGTTACGTCAAGTAATTGTGTGGCAAGTGCGGCAGGACCTGGTAGTGGAGTTGGTCCACAAATGTTGCATTATGTGCTTGGTATTACCAAGGCGTACACTACACGTGTTGGCTCAGGTCCTTTTCCAACAGAATTGGATAATGATATCGGTAAGCACTTAGCAATTCGTGGACATGAATTTGGTTCAACTACCGGACGCCCACGACGCTGCGGTTGGTTTGATGCGGTGGCTATGAAACGCTCTATTCAAGTCAATGGTGTGACTGGCCTGTGTATTACTAAGCTTGATGTATTAGATGGTGTCGAAAGTATTAATTTAGGCGTAGGCTATCGATTAAACGATGGTACGCGTAGTGATGTATTACCAATTGGCGCTGATGATTTTGATCGTTGCGAGCCTATTTATGAAGAAATGCCTGGCTGGAAAGAAAGCACCGCCGGTATTAAAGAATTTGACCGTTTGCCCAAGGCTGCCCAAAATTATCTGAAATACTTAGAGACTGTTTGTGAAGTGCCCATTGATATGATTTCTACTGGCCCAGATCGAGAGGATACTATTTTGTTACGTCATCCTTTTGAGTAA